Within Alkalidesulfovibrio alkalitolerans DSM 16529, the genomic segment TCCACGGTGTCGGGACAGGATGCGGCCCCCGCTCCGGAAGCGGCAAAGTCTGTCAGTCAGGCGGTTTCCTCGGCTTCCGAGGTCACCCAGGCCGCAGAACTCACCGCGAGCATGTCCGCCAGGCTTCTTTCCGAGGGAGAGTCGGCGCTGCAAGCCGCCAGAGAGCTTTCCGACGATCTCCGAGCCATTGCGTCCAGGCTGCCCATCGCGGCCTTTTCCGCGATATCCTCTCTTCCTGGAGCCTCTGACGTGATGGCGGCCTACAACTCCGCCAAAAGTGAGCTGGGCTTTGCTTCGGACGCCATACGCACCGTTGAGGGAGCCGTGAGTGCAGCGCGATCCGCGCGCAGGGCCGCCGAGGCGCTTGCGGATGTGCGACCGGCCCTGTCCGGCATCGCTGCAAAGGTTGCCATAAGGGGCGTACAGTTATGATTTTTCTGCAACACATCACGACAGACGGAGAGCGCTGGGACATGATCTCCTGGCGATATTACCGCGACGTGGCGCACATCGGCATGCTGATCGAACAGAATCCGCATGCGCCGGTATCGGACGCCTTGCCGTCCGGCATCAAGCTGCGCATCCCCGTTATTGAGTCCTCGGCTGACACGGAAGGGTTGCCCCCATGGAAAAGATGACCGTCCTCCAACCGTCTTTCCGCATCGTCTATTCCGGCCGCGACGTGACTGCGGACCTTTCCGCCTATGTGACCGAAGTGCGCTACACCGACCGGCTGACCGGACAGTCCGACGAGCTGGACGTCACCCTCGGCGACGATGATGGGCGCTGGCTGGGCGCGTGGTATCCCGACAAGGGTGCCGAGATGAGCCTTGAATACGGCTATGCGCACCAGCGCCTGGTTTCCGCCGGTGGCTTCGACGTCGACGAGGTCGAGATATCCGGGCCGCCATCCGTGGTCCGGATCAGGGCCTTGTCCACCGGCATCACTAGGCAGGTGCGGACCCGCAGGGGCAAGGCGTATGAGAATACGACCTTGAAGGCCATTGTCGCACAGGCGGCCAAGCGCATCGGAGCCAAGGTCAGCGGAGAGATTGACGAGATCGCCATTGACCGGGTTACGCAATACCAGGAAACGGATTGGGCCTTTGTGGTGCGGCTTTGCCGGGAGTATGGCTATACGGCCAAGCTCTGCGACAACAACCGCACCCTTGTGGCAGCTCGCGCTGGCAGCCTGGCCGAGCAGTCGCCGGTCAGAACTCTATATCCTTCCGATCTCACCTCCTGGCGTTATGCCGACAAGGTGACTGATGTGCCGTCGAAGACATCCGTCCGCTACCACAACCCGGACACGAAGGAAGTTGTCGAGCAGCAGGCGCAGGCCGGAGACGTTGCGTCCCAGGATACGGTAACGGCCCAGGATGAGAACAAGCAGCACGTCCGGGCGCGCAGCGCGGCACAGGCAAAGGCCATTGCCGAGGCCGAGCAGCAGCGCAGGGAGCAGGACAAGGTGGCCCTCAATGGGACGCTGCCGGGCGATCCTAAGATTGTGGCCGGTGCTATCATTGATATCCACGGCCTTCGGCGGCTGAACGGACTGTATCTCGTCACCCAGGCCACCCACTCCATAGGGCGCTCCGGCGGCTATGTGACCGAGTTCGAGGCCAAGCGCGTGAAGGAGGGAGGCGATGAATAGCACCTTCGGAGAAGCGGCGGCCACCCTCCAGTTCGGCATCGTTGTCGAGATCGCCGAGGCGACATGTAGGGCCAAGGTTCGCCTGCCCGCGCTGGACAACCTGATCACGCACTGGCTCCCGGTGTTGGTCCCCAAGACCTGCCGGGACAAGCATTATTTCATGCCCGACGTGGGCGAGCACGTGGCGCTGATGCTGGATTCTCGGGGTGAAGACGGCTGCATTCTTGGCGCGTTGTATTCCAGCGCGGACGTGACGCCGTGCTCCGGAGTGGAAAAGCATCACATCGCATTTGACGATGGAACCACCGTCGAGTATGACAGGGATAGTCATGTGCTTTCC encodes:
- a CDS encoding phage late control D family protein — its product is MEKMTVLQPSFRIVYSGRDVTADLSAYVTEVRYTDRLTGQSDELDVTLGDDDGRWLGAWYPDKGAEMSLEYGYAHQRLVSAGGFDVDEVEISGPPSVVRIRALSTGITRQVRTRRGKAYENTTLKAIVAQAAKRIGAKVSGEIDEIAIDRVTQYQETDWAFVVRLCREYGYTAKLCDNNRTLVAARAGSLAEQSPVRTLYPSDLTSWRYADKVTDVPSKTSVRYHNPDTKEVVEQQAQAGDVASQDTVTAQDENKQHVRARSAAQAKAIAEAEQQRREQDKVALNGTLPGDPKIVAGAIIDIHGLRRLNGLYLVTQATHSIGRSGGYVTEFEAKRVKEGGDE
- a CDS encoding phage baseplate assembly protein V; the encoded protein is MNSTFGEAAATLQFGIVVEIAEATCRAKVRLPALDNLITHWLPVLVPKTCRDKHYFMPDVGEHVALMLDSRGEDGCILGALYSSADVTPCSGVEKHHIAFDDGTTVEYDRDSHVLSVNAVGPITIEAAGPVLVRTPKATIDAPETRVTGHLTVEKGMTVTGGGGAAASITGDIEVQGDIHVDGSVDASGTILDASGNSNHHSH
- a CDS encoding tail protein X, which gives rise to MIFLQHITTDGERWDMISWRYYRDVAHIGMLIEQNPHAPVSDALPSGIKLRIPVIESSADTEGLPPWKR